In Erwinia pyrifoliae DSM 12163, the genomic window GCTGTCGATGCACAGCGAGAGGTGCAGTTTATCGAACAGTTCCGCCAGGCCGCCGATCACCCGGTGATCAGCAGCTACCCTGAAGGTATGTATCTGAAAGGTTTTGCCTGCCGCGTCATCTGACTTGAAAACGTCACTGCCGTCTCCATATAGAGGTTAGGCGCAACGTTTCTCAGGAGGTTAGAATGATTGCCAGCAAATTTGGTCTTGGGCAGCAGGTACGCCATCAGCTATTCGGTTTTCTTGGCGTAATCGTTGATGTCGATCCGGAATACTCATTAGATGAGACGGAGGCAGACGATATCGCCGCCAGTGAAGCGTTAAGAAGCGCCCCCTGGTATCATGTTGTGATGGAAGATGATAACGGCCAGACGGTTCAAACCTACCTGGCTGAAGCTCAGCTGTCATGGGAAGTTCACGGCGAACACCCGGAACAGCCCTCTATGGATGAACTTGCAGCCTCTATCCGCCGACAGTTGCAGGCACCTCGTCTGAGAAACTGATTGACCCCCGCCCTGCGCGGGGTTTTACCGTATCTTCGCCAGCCCCAGTCGTGGGATCTCGTTTTTTGGACAGCGATCCATCACCACCTGTAATCCCGACTCTTTCGCCAGCACCGCCGCCTGCTCGTTTATCACCCCAATTTGCAGCCATAATGTTTTGGCATGGATTGCTATCGCCTCCTGTGCGACTTCCCAAGCCGCCTTCGGTTGACGAAATACATCGACCATATCAACGTTCATGGGCATATCCGCCAGTGCGGCATAAACTGTCTGCCCGTGTAGCTTTTGCCCGGCCAGCTTAGGGCTGACCGGTATAACCTGATAACCCTGTTGCAACAGGTATGCCATGACGCCATAACTTGGGCGTGCAGGGTTATCACTGGCCCCGACCAGGGCAATCGTTTTTGTTGTTCGCAGAATATCTGCGATCGTTTGATCACTCATTTTAGCCTCCTGCTTAATAATTCACTTGTCTGCGCTAATTTTGCGCCTTATATGGAGAATAAAAATATAACGAACTGACTTTTTGCGATATTTTGCACAAATAAATATGTTCAAATGTTAATATGCTGCCATACTGTAAGACTTTGATACACTCGTGTCTTATCTCTCGCTGTTCCGCTCTGGAGTCACAATGAAGCTGCGTATGGCCATCACCGGGTTACTGGCATTGCTGGTGGCTGCAAATTTACAGGCGACAACGCTGAAACTGTCTGCTGATACTGACCTTCTGGTTCTGGATGGACGAAAAATTTCGGGTTCGTTACTCAAAGGGGCAGACGGGCTGGAGCTGGAACGTGGTGAACATCAGTTAGTGTTTCGAGTGGAAAAAACGGTTAAAGATCGGTCAGGCGACCCTGTGAACTGGACATCCTTTCCCCAGATCGCCACTTTTGTAGCCGGTACGACATCCGTGTATATCAAGCTGCCGGCACTCCATAGCCTGCACGAGGCTAAACGTTTCGATAATAATCCGCAGTTTACCCTGAACGATGAGCATGGCGCAGAGGTGGTGGCAAAACGCGACCACTTAACGGCAAATTTGCACGACAGTTGTGAGCAAGCGATGCAAGTCTATAATCTGGCGAACAAAGTGGCATCAGTACCGCGCTTTGCCAGACCTTTACCTGCCAGCGCGCAGACTGGCCACCTGCCTGATATGGCCAGCAGTCTCCAGCCCGCACAACCGATGCTGCGCATGTGGTTTCTTCAGGTCGATAGCGCCACGCGTCAGCGTCTTATTATGTTGATGGATGCCCTGCATACCAGTTGATAGCCGTTTAGTTCAGGAGCTACACTCATCCCTCTGTTTGCTCATTTATTTCCGGCTCCAGCCAACCAGGATAACCGAATGGATCAGACTACCCGCACC contains:
- a CDS encoding DUF2057 family protein, which encodes MKLRMAITGLLALLVAANLQATTLKLSADTDLLVLDGRKISGSLLKGADGLELERGEHQLVFRVEKTVKDRSGDPVNWTSFPQIATFVAGTTSVYIKLPALHSLHEAKRFDNNPQFTLNDEHGAEVVAKRDHLTANLHDSCEQAMQVYNLANKVASVPRFARPLPASAQTGHLPDMASSLQPAQPMLRMWFLQVDSATRQRLIMLMDALHTS
- a CDS encoding CoA-binding protein is translated as MSDQTIADILRTTKTIALVGASDNPARPSYGVMAYLLQQGYQVIPVSPKLAGQKLHGQTVYAALADMPMNVDMVDVFRQPKAAWEVAQEAIAIHAKTLWLQIGVINEQAAVLAKESGLQVVMDRCPKNEIPRLGLAKIR
- the hspQ gene encoding heat shock protein HspQ, translated to MIASKFGLGQQVRHQLFGFLGVIVDVDPEYSLDETEADDIAASEALRSAPWYHVVMEDDNGQTVQTYLAEAQLSWEVHGEHPEQPSMDELAASIRRQLQAPRLRN